One window from the genome of Nocardioides panaciterrulae encodes:
- a CDS encoding oligosaccharide flippase family protein, which yields MIASFGAIPVVARHCGSQQWAGLAIGLSVGACAAIFVNYGWSLTGPSAVAQSDWDERRRLYADSLAVRSLVFALVAPPAILLATFLAPAAGRSLSAIAAAGSTFNGMSIAWYCIGMGEPAAIAIFELFPRILAAVVAAGCIGLGGPVELFPATQFVAVAAGVGTHAGMTLRRESAHPRGHLPKRLGSLLVRGFPAMVVEGAAGLYASAAAAIVSTQAAPASVSSYSSGDRLYRIGLSGLSAVSNANQSWIAETTGATRGRRALRSMVALSLAGAMGMITLAWIGTPASHLIFGPHFIKPSTSLAFGICFFAVAVNTGQARFVLAPSGRTRELMIGTFAGAATGVPAIALGAGMAGAAGAAFGLAVSQVVVCATLAYPTARVLKSLYRENADQELVGTEARD from the coding sequence ATGATTGCTTCCTTCGGGGCAATTCCGGTTGTAGCGCGTCATTGTGGCTCTCAGCAGTGGGCAGGCCTGGCGATCGGTCTCTCGGTAGGCGCGTGCGCGGCTATCTTCGTCAACTACGGATGGTCGCTGACGGGACCATCTGCCGTTGCGCAATCGGATTGGGATGAACGTCGGCGGCTCTACGCAGACAGTTTGGCCGTTCGCTCTCTTGTCTTTGCGCTGGTGGCGCCACCAGCGATACTGCTGGCGACATTCCTCGCGCCGGCGGCAGGCCGAAGCCTTAGTGCGATAGCCGCGGCGGGATCGACATTTAACGGCATGTCCATCGCTTGGTATTGCATCGGGATGGGCGAGCCAGCAGCAATCGCTATTTTCGAACTCTTCCCGCGTATCTTGGCAGCGGTTGTGGCTGCAGGATGCATAGGGCTCGGTGGGCCAGTCGAACTCTTCCCGGCGACACAATTCGTCGCTGTCGCCGCTGGTGTGGGAACGCATGCAGGCATGACCCTTCGGCGGGAGTCGGCTCACCCGCGTGGTCACCTTCCGAAGCGTCTTGGTTCGCTTCTCGTCCGGGGCTTTCCCGCCATGGTTGTCGAGGGAGCAGCGGGACTATATGCGTCGGCGGCGGCAGCGATAGTAAGTACACAAGCGGCGCCTGCCAGCGTATCTTCGTACAGTAGTGGGGATCGACTGTATAGGATCGGCCTAAGCGGTTTGTCCGCCGTAAGCAATGCTAATCAAAGTTGGATAGCGGAGACTACGGGTGCGACGCGGGGGCGACGGGCACTTAGATCGATGGTAGCTCTCAGCCTCGCTGGAGCTATGGGCATGATCACACTCGCTTGGATTGGAACACCCGCCTCGCATCTGATTTTTGGGCCTCACTTCATTAAACCTTCGACCTCCTTGGCATTTGGCATTTGCTTCTTTGCTGTTGCCGTCAACACAGGGCAGGCGCGATTTGTCCTAGCGCCGTCTGGCAGGACGAGGGAACTGATGATCGGGACTTTCGCCGGTGCAGCGACTGGCGTGCCGGCGATTGCCTTGGGTGCGGGTATGGCTGGAGCTGCTGGAGCGGCGTTTGGACTGGCGGTTAGTCAAGTCGTTGTATGCGCGACGTTGGCATATCCAACGGCTCGAGTCCTCAAGTCTCTGTATCGTGAAAATGCGGACCAAGAACTAGTTGGAACGGAGGCACGGGATTAA
- a CDS encoding glycosyltransferase: MSHELLGVEIVVPTYCPDAYAIENIARMGRMAPTVVVDDGSPPGGSAYLSEIAALPGVHLLSLPINSGIAAALNLGVVDCIRRGAEFVMTFDQDSSPSDKYVVEIMRALRRTNLNNLGCIGPGVVSGRKVRGIFLGSDLVTTTQIIQSGMVIPKSTVQRIGLFDEDLFIDAVDTDYCLRMRRAGLQVLADPELSLEHRLGAGDGSRQIRIGPFRPTATFHSAARRYYINRNLVHTLRRYGLREPRWAALIVRRVMIRNLLACLLEDHRRGKVRAAGLGLWDGFRGESGKCRHIF; this comes from the coding sequence ATGAGTCACGAGCTGCTTGGCGTCGAAATCGTCGTTCCTACCTACTGTCCAGATGCTTACGCAATCGAGAATATCGCTCGCATGGGTCGTATGGCGCCTACGGTGGTCGTCGACGACGGCAGCCCTCCGGGTGGATCGGCGTATCTTAGCGAAATTGCCGCACTTCCGGGAGTTCACTTACTTTCCTTGCCGATAAACTCCGGCATTGCGGCGGCCCTGAATTTAGGGGTTGTAGATTGCATTCGCCGCGGCGCCGAATTCGTGATGACGTTCGACCAAGATTCGAGTCCGAGCGATAAGTACGTTGTCGAAATCATGCGAGCGCTCCGACGGACCAATCTGAATAATCTTGGGTGCATTGGTCCAGGGGTCGTCTCGGGTCGGAAGGTTAGGGGCATCTTTCTCGGCAGCGACCTAGTCACTACAACACAAATCATTCAGAGTGGAATGGTCATCCCTAAATCAACGGTCCAGCGCATCGGACTGTTTGACGAAGACTTATTCATCGACGCTGTTGACACTGACTACTGTCTGCGCATGCGTAGAGCCGGTCTTCAAGTGTTGGCCGACCCTGAGCTTAGTCTCGAACACAGGCTGGGCGCGGGCGACGGGTCCAGGCAGATCAGAATCGGGCCGTTTCGACCGACGGCAACGTTCCATTCGGCAGCTCGCCGTTACTACATCAATAGAAATCTTGTCCACACGCTGAGGCGATATGGCCTGCGGGAGCCGAGATGGGCTGCACTGATCGTCCGCCGCGTTATGATTCGCAATCTTTTGGCATGCCTTCTCGAAGATCATCGCCGCGGAAAAGTTCGAGCGGCGGGCTTGGGTCTGTGGGACGGCTTCCGCGGTGAATCCGGCAAATGCCGACACATATTCTGA
- a CDS encoding glycosyltransferase codes for MQDNRRSVIAVPPLRDRQRWWVRSVRHYEFPRQSAALPAIAWNPLVAAKLLADDSIRPRLLTVDLLDDWTIHPAFGGIQSSVRPAYERIFGEADNVVANAEGTLDLARRFGRDDAILIPNGCDPERFSTTSIATGPLTVGYLGKIGSRLHFDLIAEVMSLCQDCDFVFAGPTMDRRARSFMRSLPSNAVHVGDVPYPRVPEFLQRLDIGWIPHRVGEGEVGGDAIKLYEYRACGLPVLSTPISGVAERGLRDVTIRDSARQHADWIHERASQSTFRIRRAEDIPAGLTWKSKAQVMLDLLDIHDYVGSSGDG; via the coding sequence GTGCAGGACAACCGGAGGAGCGTCATTGCCGTTCCTCCGCTTCGTGATCGTCAGCGATGGTGGGTACGATCCGTTCGGCATTATGAGTTCCCTCGTCAGTCGGCCGCACTTCCGGCGATCGCTTGGAATCCCTTGGTCGCCGCGAAACTTCTAGCCGACGACTCGATCCGTCCCCGTTTACTGACGGTCGATCTCCTTGACGATTGGACCATTCACCCGGCCTTCGGAGGCATTCAGTCTTCAGTGCGGCCTGCGTACGAGCGGATTTTTGGCGAGGCGGACAACGTGGTTGCCAACGCCGAGGGCACGCTGGACCTCGCTCGGCGATTCGGGCGGGATGACGCCATTCTGATTCCCAACGGCTGCGATCCCGAGCGGTTCTCTACTACCTCGATCGCTACTGGGCCCCTCACAGTTGGGTACTTGGGCAAAATTGGTTCGCGACTGCACTTTGACTTGATCGCGGAGGTCATGTCCCTGTGTCAAGACTGCGATTTCGTCTTTGCTGGCCCGACGATGGACCGCCGGGCCCGGTCTTTCATGAGGTCCCTGCCTAGTAACGCAGTTCATGTCGGAGACGTGCCGTACCCCAGGGTGCCTGAATTTCTCCAGCGTCTCGATATAGGCTGGATTCCCCACAGGGTCGGGGAGGGCGAAGTTGGTGGCGATGCCATAAAACTCTATGAGTACAGGGCATGCGGGCTCCCCGTCCTATCCACGCCGATCTCTGGTGTGGCTGAGCGGGGCTTGCGCGACGTGACGATACGGGATTCAGCGCGTCAGCACGCGGACTGGATTCATGAGCGTGCATCACAAAGTACATTTCGTATCCGCCGCGCTGAAGATATTCCAGCGGGGCTTACCTGGAAATCCAAAGCGCAGGTGATGCTGGACTTGCTGGATATTCATGACTACGTCGGGTCGTCGGGCGATGGATGA
- a CDS encoding glycosyltransferase family 4 protein, whose amino-acid sequence MRLAETKGFKLVTFSQKGVVAAPGLEVLDPSTPLSAAYSRIDVLALPMSTDPASLRQLPAKLVDAFSAGVPVVATPTPAITEIAGTAITYLDDWTDITQVQRVMREAVSDYSKVRMEVVWRERLSPGEVSKQLSLLLAKTRSAACGNT is encoded by the coding sequence ATGCGGCTAGCCGAGACAAAAGGGTTCAAGCTGGTCACGTTTTCTCAGAAGGGCGTTGTCGCCGCCCCGGGTTTGGAAGTTCTTGACCCCTCAACTCCGTTGTCGGCCGCTTACTCGCGGATCGACGTCCTAGCTCTGCCGATGTCCACCGACCCAGCAAGTCTCCGGCAGCTTCCGGCTAAATTGGTTGACGCGTTTTCTGCGGGAGTGCCTGTCGTGGCCACGCCAACGCCGGCCATCACCGAGATAGCTGGCACTGCCATCACTTATCTGGACGATTGGACCGATATTACTCAGGTCCAGCGGGTCATGCGGGAAGCGGTCAGCGATTACTCGAAAGTGCGGATGGAGGTTGTTTGGCGAGAACGTCTCAGTCCGGGTGAGGTATCTAAGCAATTATCTCTGCTGCTTGCAAAGACACGTTCGGCTGCGTGCGGGAACACGTAA
- a CDS encoding nucleotide sugar dehydrogenase — MSHVVVVGLGYVGLPLVDEACRSGLQVTGFDINSDVVATLNSGKSHVDDLGDDRVAELIQLGFRATTDAAVVAAAETVVICVPTPLSADGGPDLAAVEFACRSIAPHMAVGTLVVLESTTYPGTTAEFVTPLLEQVSGLRVDVDFFVAYSPERIDPGNHQYGLRNTPKIVGADGDTARALAAEFYSRVVDEVVLARGSREAESAKLLENTYRHVNIALVNEMARFFHELSIDFWNVIELASTKPFGFHAFRPGPGVGGHCIPIDPNYLSHRVRSQLGYGFRFVELAQEVNASMPAYVVFRAAELLNDSAKALRGSRVILLGVTYKADIADVRESPAVAVAEKLVASGASVRFCDPHVDVWNVDGVSPVEGDLLEAVREADLTILLQAHSQFDLDAIADAAGVLFDTRGAVTSTRSVRL, encoded by the coding sequence GTGAGCCACGTTGTTGTTGTCGGTTTGGGGTATGTCGGTCTCCCCCTTGTCGACGAAGCTTGCCGCTCGGGACTGCAAGTTACTGGATTTGACATAAATTCGGATGTAGTGGCAACACTCAATAGTGGTAAGTCCCATGTGGATGATCTCGGCGATGACCGCGTTGCCGAACTTATTCAGCTAGGTTTTCGCGCTACGACTGACGCCGCCGTCGTTGCGGCTGCTGAGACGGTTGTGATCTGTGTCCCGACGCCCCTTAGCGCCGACGGCGGCCCCGATCTCGCGGCGGTCGAGTTTGCGTGCCGGTCCATTGCGCCGCACATGGCGGTTGGGACGCTGGTGGTACTGGAATCAACTACCTACCCCGGAACTACTGCAGAGTTTGTCACGCCACTACTTGAGCAGGTGTCGGGGCTCAGGGTGGATGTTGATTTCTTCGTTGCATATTCTCCAGAGCGGATTGATCCGGGTAACCACCAATACGGTCTTCGAAACACTCCGAAGATTGTCGGTGCAGACGGGGACACTGCTCGGGCCCTTGCGGCTGAGTTCTATTCTCGAGTTGTTGATGAGGTTGTTCTGGCGCGCGGCTCTCGCGAGGCAGAGTCTGCAAAACTGCTTGAAAATACTTATCGCCATGTGAATATAGCATTGGTCAATGAGATGGCACGATTTTTCCATGAACTCTCAATCGACTTCTGGAATGTGATTGAACTTGCGTCAACAAAGCCATTTGGCTTTCACGCCTTCCGTCCGGGCCCTGGCGTGGGTGGTCATTGCATTCCCATTGATCCGAATTACTTGAGTCACAGGGTGCGTTCGCAACTTGGTTACGGATTCCGGTTCGTTGAGCTCGCTCAGGAAGTGAACGCTTCGATGCCTGCGTACGTGGTCTTCCGGGCCGCAGAATTGCTCAATGATTCGGCCAAGGCATTGAGGGGCAGTAGGGTCATTCTGCTTGGTGTAACCTATAAGGCTGATATTGCTGATGTGCGGGAATCGCCGGCGGTCGCCGTTGCCGAGAAGCTCGTTGCGAGTGGAGCCAGTGTTCGATTCTGCGATCCGCACGTTGACGTTTGGAACGTGGATGGCGTGAGTCCAGTCGAGGGGGATCTACTGGAGGCCGTGCGCGAGGCGGACCTAACAATCCTCCTGCAGGCGCACTCGCAGTTTGATCTGGATGCCATTGCAGATGCGGCTGGGGTGCTATTCGACACGCGGGGCGCGGTGACAAGCACCCGCAGCGTTCGCCTATAA
- a CDS encoding DUF1972 domain-containing protein: MEIAMLGTRGVPARYGGFETAIEEIGSRLAAKGHRVRVYCRNQGQTQKTHKGMELLNLPAVRRSSLETLSHTGLSALHSFGRKPDVAVLFNAGNAPFIPVLRARGIPTAVHVDGLEWKRAKWQGLGAKYYKWAEGVCARSETALIADAQGIADYLQVEYNAPSYLIAYGAEILDPGLDKLGDLNLQSREFHLVVARMEPENHVDLIVEGYCQAGSSRPLVVVGSAPYQDEYIASLKELAKGHDVRFVGSVWDQDLLNQLYAHARSYLHGHSVGGTNPSLLRALGCGAPVTAFDVNFNHEVTAEHARFFSDAKSAATAIRADDADLEAARSRGTLGQRHVEKAYRWDEVADRYEQMLVEIAG; the protein is encoded by the coding sequence ATGGAGATCGCGATGCTCGGCACACGGGGCGTGCCCGCTCGATACGGTGGCTTTGAGACCGCGATTGAGGAGATCGGCAGTCGTCTGGCAGCCAAGGGCCACCGGGTGCGCGTCTACTGCCGCAACCAGGGCCAGACTCAGAAGACCCACAAGGGCATGGAGCTCCTCAACCTTCCTGCGGTGCGGCGATCGTCCCTCGAAACCTTGAGCCACACGGGGTTGTCGGCCCTGCACAGCTTCGGCCGCAAGCCTGACGTCGCGGTCCTGTTCAATGCGGGCAACGCGCCCTTCATCCCGGTGCTCCGGGCGCGTGGTATCCCGACGGCAGTGCATGTGGACGGGCTGGAGTGGAAGCGCGCGAAGTGGCAGGGTCTGGGCGCCAAGTACTACAAGTGGGCCGAGGGTGTTTGTGCCCGGTCCGAGACTGCCCTGATCGCGGATGCCCAGGGCATCGCCGACTACCTCCAGGTCGAGTACAACGCTCCGAGTTACCTCATCGCCTACGGCGCCGAGATCCTGGATCCCGGACTCGACAAGCTGGGCGATCTCAACCTTCAGAGCCGGGAGTTCCACCTCGTTGTGGCCCGGATGGAGCCGGAGAACCACGTCGACCTGATTGTCGAAGGGTACTGTCAGGCGGGTTCGTCACGACCCCTAGTGGTGGTCGGTTCCGCTCCCTACCAGGACGAGTACATCGCGAGCCTGAAGGAGTTGGCCAAGGGTCACGACGTCAGGTTCGTCGGCTCGGTCTGGGATCAGGACCTCTTGAACCAGCTCTACGCTCATGCTCGGTCCTACTTGCACGGCCATTCGGTGGGCGGGACGAATCCCTCGCTGTTGCGCGCCCTCGGTTGCGGCGCCCCAGTCACCGCCTTCGATGTGAACTTCAACCACGAGGTCACTGCGGAGCACGCCCGCTTCTTCAGCGACGCAAAGTCAGCTGCCACGGCCATTCGAGCGGACGACGCGGACCTTGAGGCGGCGCGCTCGAGGGGCACCCTGGGACAACGTCACGTCGAAAAGGCCTACCGGTGGGACGAGGTAGCCGACCGGTACGAGCAGATGCTGGTGGAGATCGCCGGCTGA
- a CDS encoding sugar transferase, whose product MTLISDRRERLATAAPTRHLRMLPATALTLDLVVIAGIGGLAALGREQLDIFARSANVVGTLGMAGPAILFCWLLAIVVAGGYRRNVFGAGTEEFKRVSNATLATAGVIGIACYLTKFDLARGFFVPTFALGLPSLILGRYFLRKAIHGLRRRGALQQRVLIAGSEPHIDEIASVLRREPWLGYQVAGALTPEHDLREETASGIPVYGNIDEAASIAALTDVDVIFFAGGSMGSSNQMRKMIWQLEHEDVQVVVAPSVTDISSDRIKVRPVGGLPLMHIDPPTATDASRWGKRLFDIVGSAALLSLFAPLLLAISLRIRTHDGGPVTFKQTRVGLDGRKFECLKFRTMVVDAEQLLAKLHEEQGYESGLFKMKDDPRVTTPGRLLRRFSLDELPQLINVLRGDMSLVGPRPPLPHEVATYDRDAQRRLRVRPGMTGLWQVSGRSDLSWPEAIRLDLYYVDNWSMMQDLSILAKTFSAVVGSRGAY is encoded by the coding sequence CTGATCTCGGATCGTCGGGAGCGCCTCGCGACCGCGGCGCCCACCCGGCACCTGCGGATGCTGCCGGCCACCGCCCTCACCCTCGACCTCGTGGTCATCGCCGGGATCGGCGGCCTCGCCGCGCTCGGTCGGGAGCAGCTCGACATCTTCGCTCGCTCGGCGAACGTCGTCGGCACCCTCGGGATGGCAGGCCCCGCCATCCTGTTCTGCTGGTTGCTGGCGATCGTGGTGGCCGGCGGCTACCGGCGCAACGTCTTCGGCGCCGGCACCGAGGAGTTCAAGCGGGTCAGCAACGCGACGCTGGCAACCGCCGGCGTGATCGGCATCGCCTGCTACCTGACTAAGTTCGACCTGGCGCGCGGCTTCTTCGTCCCGACCTTCGCCCTCGGACTGCCGTCGCTGATCCTGGGCCGCTACTTCCTGCGTAAGGCCATCCACGGGCTGCGTCGACGCGGCGCGCTGCAGCAGCGGGTGCTGATCGCCGGGTCGGAGCCGCACATCGACGAGATCGCCTCCGTGCTGAGACGCGAGCCCTGGCTCGGCTACCAGGTCGCCGGCGCGCTGACACCCGAGCACGACCTGCGCGAGGAGACCGCCAGCGGCATCCCGGTCTACGGCAACATCGACGAGGCCGCCTCGATCGCTGCGCTCACCGACGTCGACGTGATCTTCTTCGCGGGCGGCTCGATGGGCTCCAGCAACCAGATGCGGAAGATGATCTGGCAGCTCGAGCACGAGGACGTCCAGGTGGTCGTCGCTCCAAGCGTCACCGACATCTCCAGCGACCGGATCAAGGTCCGTCCCGTGGGCGGCCTGCCGTTGATGCACATCGACCCGCCGACCGCCACGGACGCCTCCCGGTGGGGCAAGCGGCTCTTCGACATCGTCGGGTCGGCGGCGCTCCTCTCGCTCTTCGCTCCCCTACTCCTGGCGATCAGCCTGCGGATCCGCACCCACGACGGTGGCCCGGTCACTTTCAAGCAGACCCGGGTCGGACTCGACGGCCGGAAGTTCGAGTGCCTGAAGTTCCGCACGATGGTGGTCGACGCCGAGCAGCTGCTCGCCAAGCTCCACGAGGAGCAGGGCTACGAGAGCGGCCTCTTCAAGATGAAGGACGACCCCCGGGTCACCACGCCGGGTCGCCTGCTGCGCCGCTTCTCCCTCGACGAGTTGCCGCAGCTGATCAACGTCCTGCGCGGCGACATGAGCCTGGTGGGCCCCCGCCCGCCGCTGCCCCACGAGGTGGCGACGTACGACCGCGACGCCCAACGCCGGCTGCGCGTGCGGCCGGGCATGACCGGTCTGTGGCAGGTCTCCGGCCGCTCGGACCTGTCCTGGCCGGAGGCGATCCGACTCGACCTCTACTACGTCGACAACTGGTCGATGATGCAGGACCTGTCGATCCTCGCGAAGACCTTCAGCGCCGTCGTCGGCTCACGCGGCGCCTACTGA